One genomic segment of Helianthus annuus cultivar XRQ/B chromosome 14, HanXRQr2.0-SUNRISE, whole genome shotgun sequence includes these proteins:
- the LOC110905258 gene encoding uncharacterized protein LOC110905258, producing MKLALEAKNKFGFIDGKCKKNTEDEVLSSQWDRCNSVVLSWLLNSVSEELYLGQVFSKLASDVWVDLKETYDKVDGSIVYDLYKKINCITQNGSSVSEYYHKLNTMWKQFDAVLQLPSCSCQAAKDYNDFSTLIKLMQFLMGLDDVYHPVRTNLLTREPLPSVKVAFSIVSREESHRNSSVGTKTQNVSFVSKTGQNFEQKRKEFRGPNPNFKCTHCNKLGHTVDRCYELVGFPSGSKKKPGSQSGKNVSNSRTNMSSVLSGSPFTSEQVAKLLSLVSEKTSSDAQPSNMGGFEIRESPGDW from the exons ATGAAACTAGCTTTAGAAGCCAAAAATAAATTTGGCTTCATTGATGGTAAGTGTAAAAAGAATACAGAGGATGAAGTTTTAAGCAGTCAGTGGGACAGATGTAATTCAGTTGTTTTAAGCTGGTTACTAAATTCTGTTTCAGAGGAGTTATATTTAGGACAAGTGTTTTCTAAATTAGCCTCTGATGTTTGGGTAGACTTAAAAGAAACTTATGACAAGGTTGATGGCTCAATAGTATatgatttgtataaaaaaattaattgcATTACTCAAAATGGTAGTTCAGTTTCTGAATATTATCACAAACTAAATACgatgtggaagcagtttgatgctgTGCTTCAACTGCCTTCATGTTCATGTCAAGCAGCTAAAGATTACAATGATTTTTCTACCTTAATCAAGCTTATGCAGTTTCTAATGGGCTTAGATGATGTATATCATCCTGTTAGAACAAATTTGTTAACAAGAGAGCCATTACCTTCAGTCAAAGTTGCTTTTTCAATTGTTTCTAGAGAGGAATCTCATAGAAACTCTAGTGTAGGTACTAAAACTCAGAATGTTTCTTTTGTTTCTAAAACTGGTCAGAACTTTGAACAAAAAAGGAAAGAGTTTAGAGGTCCAAACCCTAACTTTAAGTGTACTCATTGTAATAAATTGGGTCATACTGTTGATAGGTGTTATGAGTTAGTTGGTTTTCCTTCAGGTTCCAAGAAGAAACCTGGAAGTCAAAGTGGAAAAAATGTGTCTAATAGTAGAACAAATATGTCATCTGTTCTTTCTGGTTCTCCTTTTACTTCTGAACAGGTAGCTAAGCTTTTGAGTCTTGTTAGTGAAAAAACCAGTTCTGATGCACAGCCTTCTAACATGGGAG GATTCGAAATCAGGGAGAGTCCTGGTGACTGGTAA
- the LOC110906370 gene encoding UPF0481 protein At3g47200, giving the protein MDNDVERGNVNVIVSEAVRSLVKCVGEKHNDTNECSPSIYKAPSTLRNLSPSSFKPRVVSIGPLHNKDENLKRFEGQKAAYVHDLVYHSKSLTQTFTTCAQTVASNLEKIKGCYADMKSYKYNDDELTKMMVMDACFILEFIHKISTGSNLRLQDQYIPYDLVLLENQIPFFVLEDIYECIKFQFKEPSVLPITNFILPLLNYFNLFQGEIEVSDGICSNTNHDHLLSYLHHCYQPREEVIESCFPSSTIHSAEELDRAGVKFKPNDDPITWRMAMKVEKNHSRIFWFLRKCTLTMPTLCIEDFTELVFRNLIAYEQSYRANPYVTSYARAMNMLIDTDEDIAKLVRSKVIVNHIGSYEEAANMINRICKEVVPKHFYYAKEWEQLDKHFKDYWPKKIVKLKRTYFHSPWSIIALFAGIVLFILALLQTIFTIKSS; this is encoded by the coding sequence ATGGATAACGATGTGGAGCGCGGAAATGTAAATGTTATCGTCAGTGAAGCCGTCCGAAGTCTTGTTAAATGTGTTGGAGAAAAGCATAATGACACCAACGAATGTTCACCATCTATATACAAGGCACCTAGTACCCTCCGAAATCTCAGTCCAAGTTCTTTCAAGCCACGGGTAGTCTCTATTGGACCACTGCATAACAAAGATGAAAATCTAAAACGATTTGAAGGGCAAAAAGCTGCTTATGTTCATGATCTAGTTTATCATTCAAAATCTTTAACACAAACGTTTACAACATGTGCGCAGACGGTGGCTTCTAACTTAGAGAAAATCAAGGGATGCTATGCTGACATGAAGTCTTATAAATATAATGACGACGAACTAACAAAAATGATGGTTATGGACGCTTGTTTCATACTTGAATTCATTCATAAGATTTCAACAGGTTCCAACTTAAGGTTGCAGGATCAGTACATACCTTATGACCTGGTCCTGCTAGAGAACCAAATCCccttttttgttcttgaagacatATATGAGTGCATTAAATTTCAATTTAAAGAACCCTCAGTACTACCTATTACTAATTTTATCCTTCCACTTCTGAACTACTTCAACCTCTTCCAAGGAGAAATAGAAGTAAGCGATGGTATTTGCTCAAATACCAATCATGATCATCTTCTTAGCTATTTGCATCATTGTTACCAGCCTAGAGAAGAAGTCATTGAATCATGTTTTCCAAGTTCAACTATTCACTCGGCTGAAGAACTTGATAGGGCAGGAGTAAAATTTAAGCCTAACGACGATCCAATAACTTGGCGAATGGCCATGAAAGTGGAAAAGAACCATTCAAGAATTTTCTGGTTTTTGCGTAAGTGTACTCTCACAATGCCGACGTTGTGTATAGAGGATTTCACTGAGTTGGTCTTTAGGAACCTCATTGCATATGAGCAGTCATATAGGGCCAATCCTTACGTCACATCATATGCCAGAGCCATGAATATGCTAATTGATACGGATGAGGACATTGCCAAGTTGGTGAGATCAAAAGTTATCGTCAATCATATAGGTTCATATGAAGAGGCGGCAAATATGATTAACAGGATATGCAAAGAAGTTGTCCCAAAACATTTCTATTACGCTAAAGAGTGGGAACAACTGGATAAACATTTCAAGGATTACTGGCCCAAAAAGATTGTGAAGTTAAAGCGTACTTATTTCCATAGTCCATGGAGCATCATTGCTCTATTTGCTGGAATCGTCCTTTTTATTCTTGCTTTGCTACAGACCATCTTTACCATTAAGTCTTCCTGA